The Zingiber officinale cultivar Zhangliang chromosome 2A, Zo_v1.1, whole genome shotgun sequence genomic sequence ccggtaatatactaaaaatttccataaggctaaatgtctttaccctcgatcgggctttgcctgaTCGAGCGCGTGTAGGCTCCTTGGTGCTCGTTCGACcttcactcgaccggtaatatattACGAGTttttataaggctaaatgcctttacacCTGGTCGGGCTTTGCCTAACCGAGCGTGTGCAGGTAccttggtgctcgctcggccttcgctCGACTGAtaatatactacgagcttctataaggTTAAGTGCTTTTATGCTCGGTCagactttgcctgaccgagcgcgtgcaaacacatgggtgctcgctcgaccttcactcgacCAGTAATATACTACAGGCTTttgtaaggctaaatgcctttatgctcgatcgGGATTTGCCTGACTGAGCGCGTGCAAGCACATGGGTGCTAGTTTGACCTTCAttcggtcggtaatatactacAGGGTTTTgcaaggctaaatacctttacgatcaattgagctttgcctgaccgagaGCGTGCAAGCACATGGGtgttcgctcggccttcactcggccggtaatatactacgagcttTTATAAAGCTAAATGCTTTTACGCTCGATCGGACTTTGCTTGATGGAGCGCGTGCaagcacatgggtgctcactcggccttcacttggccggtaatatactacgagcttctataaggctaagtgacTTTACGCTTGGTCAGACTTTGTCTAACCGAGCGCGTGCAAGTACCTTGGTGCTCGTTTGACTTTCGCTCGGCCAGTAATATACTACGAACTTCTTATAAgactaagtacctttacgctcgatCGAGTTTTGCTTGACCAAGCACCCGCAAAATAGTCTTTTACTTAATCATTCATTATCTTATTAATTATATATTCCCCTGGCTATATACTTCTCTCATCCTTCTCAATCCTAAATCCTTTTTCATTAATCCGTATcacaattatttaaaaaaatcatcgTGTTAgtagaaaatgattttttaaaaactgttatttttttttaaagaaaacagGGTAcgatttttaataaatttgttgttaaatataaaaagataatattttttttttaaaaattattatttattgagTATGGTTGAATGTCAGACTTCTTATAATTCCTCCTCAACTCTAACTCTAAGTACTTCACCCGACTCACCTCCTCCTTAACTTGGAATCCCAAGTCAACCCCTTTGAGTTCAACGCAGCAACGCTTTGGGCTTGGGTTACACTCGAAGCCAACATATTGGCTTATTTAAGCCACGCCATTATTATAGTGGTTGCCTAGCTAGCATGATCATAATTTAGATGATAACCCTCCCAATTTTGAGTCCATATATAATGGCCAAGTAACTAATGGCATAATTAAATGAAAGTTACGTCGCGAGATTGGAGGTTACAATAGACAAACTACTATGGGTTTTCGAGAGATTGTAAGCATGATCTCCGCAAGTATTCTTCTTATAAATATTGAGATATTGAATTTAGTTTCATTTCTACTGTTTCTTCTCCTAGTGACTTAATCATCATAGAAGTCTTACTAGTGATAATTGTCGACACCGTTTAACATTTTCCTTGTGCGCACAGGTCGGATCGCTCCTACACCTTACCATCCCAACTCATTTGTTTGCTCCATTCCTCGAGTCGGCTCGGAGCTTGTCGCATCCTCTATATCAACATGTAGTTCGAGATTAAACATCAAAGTGCACTTAAGGATAAAGAATTTAATCTTAATCCATCCTTTTTTTATTCCATGAATTAACCTCGTAAAGCTGTAACTAGGTGAGTGAAGATGccttaattataaatttagttGTGAAATAAAATGttaaatataattcattttttttaaaaaatcttattgATATGAAGTCTCTAGATCTCTAAAAATCGAattcattttattaaataaataaaaaaaactttggccaaaaatcaaaaaacatattttgattttaaaaagttaaaaagaCACTCCATCATATTCTTAATGTTGAAGATACTCTTATTATAGTGTTGTTAGATAGCTAATAGCTACTACAATATATTAAATGAAAATTGTTTTTTTTAGTTCATTTaggtaaaaaaatattatatctaAAGTATTTTTATATCAAGATTTTTTTATTACTTAAGTTTGACCAATATcacttttaaaagttaaaatttttataaaattattacaaCAACTATTAAGTGGTATTATAACAGTACAATATTCATTAAATTGATTACTACAGTCCCTTAATAATTTATATGACTATTGCCAATTAATGAACTACAACAATAATAGTAGTCTAGATGTTACAATAAATTTATGATGATTTTAAAcaaactgattttaatttttcaaactgaTTAAATTTTAGAGATCGATTTAATCCTACTTCTTATCCAATAACCAACATTTATCTCAAATTTTTTattctattaaaaaaaatcatacaatatATCTATAGGTGTTTAGTTAATTCGTCAAATATCTTACAATTGCATCATGGCCCAACAAGATGGTgttattttaactttttaaaCATAAAGAgtccctttttattttaataattaaatgctCCTTATAATTATTTTGACTTTTTTAAAATAAAGAGTCCCTTTTTaatgattttaataattaaagGGCCTTTTAATTTTTGAGTAAAatcttttttggaatttttaaaaaaactgagAAACAGTGGTGCCAAACCCACCCTGCAAGCTAGaatgttattaaaaaaaagtCAGGGGTGCAATTGAAAGTCTTCCTTATTTTGAATTATCGTCCTCAAATACCCCCACAATGGTACCCATCCAGGTGGCGATGTTCAAATGGTCAAATACGTGGGTCAGGTATGGATACATGGTGGGTACGTTGTTCAGCTGAACAAGGCCGCGGAATTCTAGAATTCAGTTTTGGTTTTTATCCTGACAAGCAGGTGCGCGGCCGCACTCGGATCGACAGGGACGAAGGGGAGCGGCCTCCTTGCTTACATTTCCTGTTCGTCGCGCCTTCGACGTTCGACGACGACGGCGGCGGCGGAGACGGCGACGACGGATCCCTATCTAAAAAGGTTTCCCATGAATCTCCCAAAACCATCGTTATTTGACCTGAACAGGTTGTTTTGCATGTAGGAACCCTAAAGGTTTCACCTTTTTGGAATTCAACCCCTCATATCGCCATCCTGATTCATTCTGTCTTCGAATTTCTGAGGAGGGCAAGGCCTGAGATTTGCTGCCCCTACGTTTTTTTTTTCACCAGCGTAAGCCTAAAAGGTCGTGCTTCACCCAATTCTTTGCCTAGGATTCGCTATTTGATTTGGAACGCATCCCCGTGTTCCTCATCTGGATCAATTTCACAACCGAGCTCCTGAAAGATCTAAAATTCACCAGATTTCCTGCTTTGTATTCTCTTCTGATTATTTTTGGTTGCCCGACTAGAATATAATCGTTTcgttccgattcctctgattggATCTTCGAATCGGAACCCTAATTTTTTGTTGTGGTCTTTTGAACTCTTGATAAAATGGTGTTTTGGGAAGGGTACGTTAGTGATGAGTTCATGGGCACATTCGCTCCTATCATCATTTACTGGCTTTATGCTGGTTTGTACCAGCTGTTGCCACGGTTGGACGAGTATCGTTTGCACACCAGAAAGGAAGAGGAACAGAAAAATCTGGTGGCGTTGCCGACAGTGGTCAAGGGTGTACTCCTGCAACAACTCGTTCAAGCCGCCATTGCACAAGTGCTCTTTTTGGTGAGAATTTTGCCTTTTCTTCTTCAAGGATTTATCTTTAAAAAAGCATGCTAATGCTTTGCGATTTTATGTTTGATAAATTTTCATGGCTGTCTCTTTTCTTGCTTAATGAGATGTACTAAATGTGCTTCTGATTTCATGTTTGATGTAGAAGAATATATAGCCTTAAGCTTAATATGTGTTTTCTATCTTGTGATTGAAATCcctttttttcaaaataattactcAATTGTGTAtcgttacttatcttttcttcttaatgATGTTAGCAAAAAAACCAGCAAATTCTTGAATTGTTTGCAGGTTATAGCTGTTTTGGTAGAAATATGGCAACTCATGGCGTTAACAATAAAATGTATGGAACAATAGACAGTTTTAGGATGGATGTGCAACAAAACTTTTTATCAGCATACCTTGCCATGTTAATATGAATGGCGATGCATTATGATTCATATAAATAGAATGAAAGAGTTTGTTACATAAGATCTAATAAGAGTCACAACCAAAAAAAGGATAATCATGTGTAGTGGAAGGattaataagaaataaaataaaataaataaattattcatTGGCAATTGCATATTTCCAAGTCGCCACCCAGTAGAAAAAAAATAGGAAATTACAGGCTAAAATAGGATTGGCATCTCTGACAATACTTCTATTGTTTTTACATGGAAGGATgaaaacttagaaaaaaaaagtGTGGAAGAATGAAATagtgaaaggaagaaaagaaatatttttgtTATCTTCTTGTTTCCTTGGTTAGGTTAAAAAAACAGATGGAAGTGTACCAATTTTACTTTCTACAGTTTATGATCCAGGAATACAGAAGGCTCAAAAGCTTGTTTGATATACTTACTTGTTTTTGCTTTCCTTCAGATTTATGTCCTCTTTTTATTTAGCAGATTAGTTTTGTAAGAGGAGATTGTGAATCTTTCCTCTTTCTTTATTCCTTCTTTTTTGTTTCAAGCAATGGAGAAAATTTTTATCATGGTTTTGCACTCTTTATTTTCCTCTATCTTTTCATGTAAGAACATTCTTAAAAATCTCATGGTTAGACTGAGTGGTATAAAGCAAGTAGGTCAACAAGACCTACTTGATTCCATAAATGAGATAAAATCCTCTTGGTTTAATTATTAAGTGATTGTGAAATGCCCTTGGTATAAAAACATTGTGTCAAGTCGAAGTGTCTTGATACCTAGGTGCAAAATCTCATCTTGTTTCAGTTTTCCATGTAAAAGAAATTGTATGAGTGGAACTGCCTTTGTTGCAAAATTTTCTAGTTTATTCTATATATGTGTATATTTTTTTATCTACTAGTTGCGATATAGCCTCTATATATGGTGGAACCTAAAATGAAGCTTGCTTATTCCAACCAAAGATAGCATCCTGAAGTGGCCTACTTCTATGTGGTAGCTAATATATTTGATAAGTAGCCATTCATTACATTGACATACTGTATCATGACATTGTTCTGAATCTGGTATATTTTGGAAATTCAATTCAAAGTTAAATGTAAGTTTAGTATGGTTTCATTTGTGAGATCTTGTTCCTGTGATTCAAATGTATACACAATCAACAAGTTTTCAGAGTACATTGAAGTATCAAATATCTAATGTCATTAATCGCTGAAATGTGGCTTCTCTATTTAGAAATCACAAGCTTCTTTCCTATATATTGCTTAAAAACAATATAACTTTTCTAGAATTGGACTTTGGTCTTTTGGTTGTCATTGAGTTGAGCATTATATGCCTGTTCTTTATGTGCAGGCTAAGGTTATAAATTTTCTGTTAAAGGAGATTTAATGCAAGTGCTTTCAGGCAATATAGATGCATGCTTTAGGTAAATGatattgttcaagtggtttcttgTGACAGAAGCATGATTGTTACAACAATTTTATTTATGAGATCGACACTAGATATATATTGTTATAACAATTTATTTATGATACCCTCCACCAAGATTGCAAgaatagttatatatatatatatatatatatatatatatatatatatatccattgtacgcagccttacctgtttttttgcaagaggctgtttccaggattcgaacctgtgaccatgtcacatggcaacaactttaccgttgcgccaaggctcctcttcatatatatatatatatatatataacaatgttAAATTCATTTGTGTTAACTTGGAGAAAAATTTGCTATATAAACTGAGTAGTTCAACTCTTATCTTTTAGGGGATCTTACAAGGGAGTTGAGATATTTGTGTCTTGGTTCATTCCTTACTTTTATGGGCTCTGAAAAACATTATAAGAGCATATGGATTTATTACATAATGATTTCTATGATGCATATGGTTGACTAAAAAGGATTTATATGAAATTTGATACAATGCCAAATATTGTTCAAGGTGTACTGGCATCATGTATGTTGACTAAGGCTATAATCGTTTTCAACTCTCTAGCTTGAAGTCTTCATAACATATTTCCGAACCTACAGAGTATGTACTTCAAGGCGATTATAAATTGGGTGAAGCAATGTTTGGCATTATGTCATAAATTAGATTCTTGCTGGGTCATAAGAGAAAATGAGGCCAAGTTTGCCACATTGCCACATGGCCATGTTGTCTCTCCCCTTAAATCTTGATACAAGACTGCAGGATTTAGTTATCTAAAGAAACTTGCACTCGCTGATTTATGGTTGCACAATAACTATCTCTGAAAGACACTGAAACCGAGGATGAAAATTAATTTGGCTGTATGTATTATatcattctctttttttttttttggtatttcaGGTGACTTCAGAGGCAAGCACATTGGGTGATCCTGTTCAACCATCCATTCCTGTTCAAATGTTTCAGATCTTTGTAGCAATGCTAATAATGGATGCATGGCAGTATTTTGTGCATCGGTACATGCATCAGAATAAGTTCTTGTATCGGCATATTCACTCTCAGCATCATCGCCTGGTTGTCCCTTacgcaatcggagctctctataACCATCCATTGGAAGGCCTCCTTCTTGATACCTTAGGGGGTGCCATCTCATTCCTGGTTTCAGGGATGACACCGCGCACTTCTGTGTTCTTTTTCAGCTTTGCTACAATCAAGACCATCGATGATCACTGTGGACTTTGGTTGCCTGGTAACATCTTCCACATCTTCTTTCAGAATAACACAGCATACCATGACATCCACCACCAGCTTCAAGGATCCAAGTATAATTACTCGCAGCCTTTCTTCTCGATTTGGGACAAAATGTTAGGGACCTACATGCCATACAACTTGGTTCCTCGCCCAGGCGGTGGTTTGGAAGCAAGGCCTTTGAGAGACTGAGTTCAAACAACACTTAAAATTTCCACGTCAGGCATTATTCTGCTCTACTGCCTTGATACAGAAAAGACAAAAGTATTCAAGGAAATAGAATTCTCGAAGCATATTAGTTTTGAATCTATTTGGACAGGAATAGTTTTCTCACGTTTTTTACGGAGTAAATACGACAGTCAAACGAGTGTTGGTCGTTAAAAAATTGTGCTGATTGTTTCATGCAGAATATATATGTATTGGTCTAACCATCAAGTGCCATGCCTGCCTATCTGATATTCTCTTCAAGTTGATGCTAAATTGCCAATTGCAATGACTTTTACATATTTCTAGCAGTAGCAGTATAATTTTGACTGTTAGCACGGTTGTAATTATCAAATGCCTTTATGTTTCCTATGGATTAGCCGACTTAGTTAATTGATTACACGGATTTGGCCGTGACAATTTTCTGTCTGGTTCAGAACGTTGTCTGAAAGTCTTTCCATGAATGAGAGTAAGCCATATTTTTTGATATAAATTAGTTGGCATATTTTGCATGGGAAGAAAACGTCACTTTTTCCTACATTATTTTAGACAATAAATGAGTGGTACTTCGTTGCATATGTAGCAGTTGATCTAGTTGATCCTTGTTTCCTATCCAAAGAAAATTCTCACTAAGCTCGTGATCCTCATGGAGTTTTTTGTGAGCTAAAGAAACTCTGGCGAAGCTATATCACAGGTAGTGAGGTT encodes the following:
- the LOC122042904 gene encoding very-long-chain aldehyde decarbonylase GL1-9-like, producing the protein MVFWEGYVSDEFMGTFAPIIIYWLYAGLYQLLPRLDEYRLHTRKEEEQKNLVALPTVVKGVLLQQLVQAAIAQVLFLVTSEASTLGDPVQPSIPVQMFQIFVAMLIMDAWQYFVHRYMHQNKFLYRHIHSQHHRLVVPYAIGALYNHPLEGLLLDTLGGAISFLVSGMTPRTSVFFFSFATIKTIDDHCGLWLPGNIFHIFFQNNTAYHDIHHQLQGSKYNYSQPFFSIWDKMLGTYMPYNLVPRPGGGLEARPLRD